GGCGAACTGGAAGAGAACAAGGGTCTGCACCCCATGCTTCTCATAGATCTCGTGGGTCTTGTCCAAATACTTTTTGTTCACGAACTTCCCAAAGACATTGGGCCCGAAAAAACGGCCGATCCAATAGTTGCTGTGGTCGCCCATCAGGGACGCGGCGGTCAATAGCGCCCAGGAAAAACCGATGTTCAATTGGGCGCTCCCGCAGAGGGCACCGACGGTGAAGAGGAGCGAGTCCCCGGGGAGGAATGGCGTCACCACGAACCCGGTCTCGCAGAAGATGACGGCGAAGAGGATGGCGTAAATGAGGGTGCCGTAGGTTTGGACCAATTCGGGGAGGTATTGGTTCAGGTGCAGGATATGGTCGAGATAGGCGTGCAGGTCCATGGGGTTCCTTTAACGGGGATGAAAGCCGCGACAATCTAGCACGAAAGGAATTCGAACCCCAGGGGGCACCGAGCGCGCGGAGTAAGGCTTTTTTGATGAAAACTTATTTTTTCTCGGCGCCCGGTTCTTGGCCTTCCGTCTTCTCCGGCTCGGCCGGAGCCGGGGAGGCAGGGGATCCGGGAGCGGCGGCCTCCGCGGGAGTGTCCGGGGCGGATTCGGCCGGGGTGTCGGTAGTGGCGGACCTGGGCTTGGGTTTATAGGCCCGCTTGCGGGGGTAGAAGACCTTCTGGGTCTCCTCGTCGTAAGCGAAAAGGTTCCCGAACCGGGACCAATGGACGAAGTTCTCGAAGGTCCTCTCGTAGTTCTCGGACGGCAGGTTGAGGATGATGACCTCCTTCACCAGCTCCTCGTCCAGCCTGGCGCGGGGATGCTTGGACAGCATGTCGTTGACCTGCTTGAAGAGGCCCAGCTTCAGCAGTTGTTCCTTCCAGATGGTCTGGCGCTCCTGCGAGGTGGCCTTGACGAAGCGCTTCCCATCGGCGGTCAACACCACCTGACGCTTGGGCGTATCGACGAAGTCGAGCAGCTCGAGGGCTTTCACGATCTTGATGACCTCCCCGAACTCCTTGTCGGTCTCGGCGGCGATGCGGAAGACGTCCTCCTTCCCTTCGCGGGCATCCAGGTATTCGAGCAAGCCCACCATGATGCTGGGCAGGGTGTCGGGGATGGGCTCGGGCGGCGGGACCTCGTTGGGGGCCAGCACGGGTTCGGGGGCGTCGGGGATCTCGTGGCCCGTGATGACCTCGTGCAGTTGGTCCACCATCTTCATGAACTCGGGGGACCGGTAATCGCGGGGACGGGGCAGTTTGTTCTCCACGATCTTGAGCACCCGGCCCGGATGGGCGCCCAGCACCACGATGCGGTCGGCCATATAGACGACCTCGGGGATGTCGTGGCTGACCAGGAGGATGGAGGAGGGGTTCTTGTCGTGGGAGGCCCAGATGTCGATGACCTCGGCCCGGAGGGACTCGGCGGTGAGGGCGTCCACGTGGCTGAAGGGCTCGTCCATGAAAAGGATCTCGGGGTCCACCGAAAGGGCGCGGGCCATGCCGACCCGCTGCTTCATACCGCCGGAAAGTTCCCGGGGATAGGTCTCCTCGAAGCCCGCCAGGCCCACCATCTGGATGGCTTTCTGGGCCCGCTCCTCGATGTCGGCGGCGGGGAAGCCGCGGGATTCGAGGGCGGTCTGGATGTTCTCCGCCACCGTCATCCAGGGGAAGAGGGCGAAGCTCTGGAACACGATGGAAACACCCGTATTGAGCTCGTGGAGCGGCTGATCGTGGTAGAAGACCTCGCCCTTGGTGGGGGCGATGAGGCCGGCCAGGATGCGCAGGATGGTCGATTTGCCGCAACCGGAGGGGCCCAGGAGCGCCACCACCTCGCGCTTTTCGATGCAAAGGCTGATGTTCTGAAGGACGTTCAGTTCCTTGCCGCTGGGGAGCTTGAACTCCTGGCAGACGCCCTTGAGCTCGATCAGTTTTTGGCCGTTCGCCGTCGCCGTTTCCGCCGCCATCCCGTTCCCTCCGTCACTTGCTCAAAGAATACTTCCCCTCGGCCAGCCGATACAACCTCTTCCAGACCAGGCGGTTGAAGACCACCACCATGAGGGACATCATCACGACGCTGGCCGCCAGCATGGGGAAGTCGGCCCGGGAGGCCGCCTCGCTGATCTGGGACCCGAGCCCGAAGGCGGTGAGGGTCTTGCCCTTGTCGGTCACGTATTCGGCGACGATGGAAGCGTTCCAGGTCCCGCCGGCGGAGGTGACCATGCCGGTCACCAGGTAGGGGAAGATGCCGGGCAGGAGCACCTTGGTGAAGCGCTGCCAGCCCGAGATACGGTACATGCGGGAGGCTTCCAGGAGGTCCGAGGGGATGGCCATGGCCCCGGCGATGACGTTGAAGAGGATGTACCATTGGGCGCCCAGGATCATGAGGGCGACGCTGCCCCAGTTGAGCGGGATGCCCAGGAAGGCCATGGCCACCAATAGATAAGAGAAGAGCATGGGCGCGGGGAAAGAGGCGGCCACCTGCACGAAGGGCTGGCTAACGCGCGAGAGCCGGGGGGAAAGTCCGATCCAAAGGCCCACGGGGACCGTCCAAAGGGCCGAAAGGCCTACCGCCGCCATGACCCGGGCGAGCGTGGCGAGGGCCTCCTCGATGATAAGGATCCATTGGTCCAGGCGCACCCGTGAGAAGAGCTCCACGACCTTGAAGGCGCCGAAGAGCATGGCCCCGAGCAATAGAAGGAAGCAAAGGGTCGAGACGATACGGGTGAAGGGGTTGGGGGATCCGGCGGGCCGCGCGGCCGGTCGGGCGGCCGGGACGGGGGACTCGGTTTCCGTTCCCTCGGGCCTGGGCCTGAAAAAACGCCCCAGACGCCGCAGCACTTGGGACTGGTTGAGCAGGTCCAGGAACCAGGACCGCATGGTTTCCTCGGCCCCGCCCTCCTCCACCCGGAACTTTTGCCCCCAGACCACCAGGGGCCGCCACAGCAATTGGTCCAGGGCCGTGATCATGACGACCATGGCCACCACGCCCCAGAGGCGGGCCACGTTGTCCCCTTTGTCGGCGGCCACGCTCATGTAGGAACCCAGCCCGGGAAGCCGGAAGTCCTTGTCCCCCAGCTGGAAGGCCTCGGAGACCGTCAGGAAGAACCAGCCCCCGGCCATGCTCATCATGCTGTTCCAGATGAGCCCCATGGCCGAGAAGGGGATCTCCAGCTTCAGGGCCCGGGTGACCGCGTCGAAGCGGTAGACGGCGGCCGCTTCCAGCAGGTACTGGGGGATGGAACGAAGCGACTGGTAGAAGCTGAAGGTCATGTTCCAGACTTGGCCGGTGAAGATCATGAGGACCGCAGCCAGCTCCAGGCCGATATTGCTGTTCGGGAAAAGGGCGGCCAGGGCGAGGACCAGGCCGGGCATGAAGCCCAGCACCGGGATGCTCTGCAGGATGTCCAACAGCGGGATGAGCACCTTCTCGGCCATGCGGTCCTTGGCGGCCCAGTAGCCGTAGGCCAGGGTGAAGACGAAAGAGAGGGAATAGGCCAGCAGGCCCCGGCAAAGGGAGAAGAAGGTGTATTTGGGCAGCGCCCAGGGGGAGAGGTCGATCTCGATGGCGGCCCGGTGGATGCCGGTCCACTCGGAAGCCACGGTCATGATGCCCAGGAGGAGGCCGATGAGCCCGAAAAGCAGGACCAGGTCCACCCACCAGATCTTCTGGTAGAAGGAGAGGAAGGAAGTGGCCTCGCCCCAGACCTTGCGGAGCTGTTTCGGGGCCTGGTCGCCCAGGAAGTTTTTGATAGCCATCGAGCGTCGCTTTCAGGGGCTGGTGGGAAGGAGGACGTGGGGGCCTGGGCCCTTACGCGATGGGGGATCCACGCCGCTTGGGCCAATGATAGGCCCCGGCGAAAAGGCCACAAAGTAAAAAGTTTTCGGGAAAGGCCCGACGGAAGCGGGGTATAGAATGCCCCCATGACCCCTCAAGTTCTCCTCTTGCTGACCCTCTTGTTCGCCCTTCGGCCGTCCGTTTTCGCCGCGTCCCCCTGGGCCGGGTTGGAAAGCACCTTGGGGCGTCCCGGCATGACCGTGGGGAACGGGACCTGGTTCGAGTTCCCACGGACGGACCTGAATATCCTGGTCCAAGGGGTCCCCCTGGACGCCAGGGGAATGCTGATCTCCAGGGTCTCCTTCAGCCAGGAGGACAAAGGCCTCCGGATGGAGGCCTGCCTTTTCATCCTCGAATCGGAGACGGGCCGGGTCCTGGCCCAGGCCGCGCGCAACGGCCTGAAGGTGATCGGCCTCTATTCCCCTTTTCCCCAGGCCTCCCCGGAGGTCCGGTGCCTGCGCCTGGGGGGCTTGGGTCCCCCCAAGGAACTGGCTTGGCGCCTGAAGCTGGTCTTGGATTCGACCGGCACACCCATGACCCTCGGCACTCCGTCCCCGCGTCCCACCGCCCAGAAGGACCCTTGGGCCGATGCAAGGGCGGCCTTGGGGGCAGGCCAGGAAGAGGGAGAGGACCTTCTTTATCAATGGGGAGACTTCCCCTTGGAACTGCGGGTCACTCTCCAGAAGGAAGGGAACGACCTGGTCCTGTGGGGCGAATTCCAAGCCTTGCCGCAAAAGGCCGACGAATGGGTGAAGGCCCTTTCCCAAAAGGGCTTCCAGGTCACGACCGTGACGCGCCGCAACGATGAAAGGCCCGGGGTTTGGATCGATTTTTGGTGTTTGAACGATGAAAAGAAGGCGATAAAGAGCCTGGCGAGTCTTTTGAAAGATCCCGGCTTTGCATCCGGCGTGTCGGCCCCCTAAAGTTCCGTTGCGACCTGACGTCCCTTCCTAACTAAACGCAGGGTCCATGTTAGAATGCGCTCCGAAAAATCCGAACGAGGAGGCTTCCATGGCGGACCAATTGACGCAGGCCGATTTCGGCGTGCTGGGCATCGCGGTGATGGGCGAGAACCTGGCCATGAACATCGAGGACCACGGCTTCTCGGTGGCCGTCTGCAACCTGCGCAGCGACCGGGTGACCCCCTTCATGAAGCGCAACGCCGGCAAGAAGTTCATCGGGGCCCATAGCCTCGAGGATTTCGTGAAGGCCCTCAAATCCCCCCGCCGGGTGATGCTCATGGTGAAGGCGGGCGATCCGGTGGACGACGCCATCAAGCTCCTCAAGCCCCTGCTCTCCAAGGGCGACATCATCATCGACGGCGGGAATTCCTGGTTCAAGGACACCCAGCGCCGCGAGGCCGAGCTGACCAAGGAAGGCTTTTATTTCTTCGGCGCGGGCGTGTCGGGCGGCGAGGAAGGCGCGCGGTTCGGGCCTTCCATCATGCCGGGCGGCTCCCCCAAGGCCTATGAGTTCGTGAAGCCCATCTTCGAGGCCATCTCGGCCAAGACCAACTCGGGCCCTTGCGTGACCCATTGCGGTCCCGACGGGGCGGGCCATTTCGTGAAGATGGTCCACAACGGCATCGAGTACGGCGACATGCAGTTGATCGCCGAGAGCTACGACATCCTGCGCAAGGTCCTGGGACTCAAGGCCTCCGAATTGGCCGACATCTTCGCCGAATGGAACAAGGGCATCCTCGATTCCTTCCTCATCGAATTGACCGCCAAGGTCTTCACCGTGAAGGACGACGAGACGGGCAAACCGCTGGTCGACATGATCCTGGATAAGGCGGGGCAAAAGGGAACGGGCAAATGGACGGCCCAGATCGCCCTCGATCTGGGGGTCCAGATCCCCACCATCGTGGCGTCCTTGGACGGCCGTGGCATGTCGAGCATCAAGGAAGAGCGCGTGGCGGTGTCCAAGCAGATCAAGGGCCCTGCTGTTTCCTACTCGGGCGATAAGAAAGAGCTCATCAATGCGGTGCGGGACGCCCTCTATGACTCCAAGGTCTGTTCCTATACCCAGGGCATGCGCCTCATCAAGGCCGCTTCGGACGAATACAAGTGGAACGTGAACCTGGGCGAGATGGCCCGCATTTGGAAGGGCGGGTGCATCATCCGCGCCAAGTTGCTGGACGAGATCATGAAGGCCTATGAGCGCAACCCGAACCTGGGGTCGCTCCTGCTGGACGAGTCCTTCAAGAAGCAGGTCGAATCCACTCAGGCCAATTGGCGCAAGGTGGTCCAGGTGGCGGTGGCGAACGGCATCCCGACGCCCGCCATGAGCGCGAGCCTGGCCTATTTCGACGCCTACCGCACCGCGGACCTGCCACAGAACTTGACCCAGGCCCAGCGGGATTTCTTCGGGTCCCACACCTACGAGCGGGTGGACCATCCGGAACGAGGGTTCCTGCATACCGA
This bacterium DNA region includes the following protein-coding sequences:
- a CDS encoding VTT domain-containing protein is translated as MDLHAYLDHILHLNQYLPELVQTYGTLIYAILFAVIFCETGFVVTPFLPGDSLLFTVGALCGSAQLNIGFSWALLTAASLMGDHSNYWIGRFFGPNVFGKFVNKKYLDKTHEIYEKHGVQTLVLFQFAPIFRTFAPFVAGIGHMTYAKFFRYNLIGVLLWTTICLGAGYLLGNLEFFQKHFELVILVIIFVSLIPTFLQVAKAFMGTRGGTSRSQAGAKKRKK
- a CDS encoding ATP-binding cassette domain-containing protein — protein: MAAETATANGQKLIELKGVCQEFKLPSGKELNVLQNISLCIEKREVVALLGPSGCGKSTILRILAGLIAPTKGEVFYHDQPLHELNTGVSIVFQSFALFPWMTVAENIQTALESRGFPAADIEERAQKAIQMVGLAGFEETYPRELSGGMKQRVGMARALSVDPEILFMDEPFSHVDALTAESLRAEVIDIWASHDKNPSSILLVSHDIPEVVYMADRIVVLGAHPGRVLKIVENKLPRPRDYRSPEFMKMVDQLHEVITGHEIPDAPEPVLAPNEVPPPEPIPDTLPSIMVGLLEYLDAREGKEDVFRIAAETDKEFGEVIKIVKALELLDFVDTPKRQVVLTADGKRFVKATSQERQTIWKEQLLKLGLFKQVNDMLSKHPRARLDEELVKEVIILNLPSENYERTFENFVHWSRFGNLFAYDEETQKVFYPRKRAYKPKPRSATTDTPAESAPDTPAEAAAPGSPASPAPAEPEKTEGQEPGAEKK
- a CDS encoding ABC transporter permease subunit; the encoded protein is MAIKNFLGDQAPKQLRKVWGEATSFLSFYQKIWWVDLVLLFGLIGLLLGIMTVASEWTGIHRAAIEIDLSPWALPKYTFFSLCRGLLAYSLSFVFTLAYGYWAAKDRMAEKVLIPLLDILQSIPVLGFMPGLVLALAALFPNSNIGLELAAVLMIFTGQVWNMTFSFYQSLRSIPQYLLEAAAVYRFDAVTRALKLEIPFSAMGLIWNSMMSMAGGWFFLTVSEAFQLGDKDFRLPGLGSYMSVAADKGDNVARLWGVVAMVVMITALDQLLWRPLVVWGQKFRVEEGGAEETMRSWFLDLLNQSQVLRRLGRFFRPRPEGTETESPVPAARPAARPAGSPNPFTRIVSTLCFLLLLGAMLFGAFKVVELFSRVRLDQWILIIEEALATLARVMAAVGLSALWTVPVGLWIGLSPRLSRVSQPFVQVAASFPAPMLFSYLLVAMAFLGIPLNWGSVALMILGAQWYILFNVIAGAMAIPSDLLEASRMYRISGWQRFTKVLLPGIFPYLVTGMVTSAGGTWNASIVAEYVTDKGKTLTAFGLGSQISEAASRADFPMLAASVVMMSLMVVVFNRLVWKRLYRLAEGKYSLSK
- a CDS encoding DUF1259 domain-containing protein → MTPQVLLLLTLLFALRPSVFAASPWAGLESTLGRPGMTVGNGTWFEFPRTDLNILVQGVPLDARGMLISRVSFSQEDKGLRMEACLFILESETGRVLAQAARNGLKVIGLYSPFPQASPEVRCLRLGGLGPPKELAWRLKLVLDSTGTPMTLGTPSPRPTAQKDPWADARAALGAGQEEGEDLLYQWGDFPLELRVTLQKEGNDLVLWGEFQALPQKADEWVKALSQKGFQVTTVTRRNDERPGVWIDFWCLNDEKKAIKSLASLLKDPGFASGVSAP
- the gndA gene encoding NADP-dependent phosphogluconate dehydrogenase, with product MADQLTQADFGVLGIAVMGENLAMNIEDHGFSVAVCNLRSDRVTPFMKRNAGKKFIGAHSLEDFVKALKSPRRVMLMVKAGDPVDDAIKLLKPLLSKGDIIIDGGNSWFKDTQRREAELTKEGFYFFGAGVSGGEEGARFGPSIMPGGSPKAYEFVKPIFEAISAKTNSGPCVTHCGPDGAGHFVKMVHNGIEYGDMQLIAESYDILRKVLGLKASELADIFAEWNKGILDSFLIELTAKVFTVKDDETGKPLVDMILDKAGQKGTGKWTAQIALDLGVQIPTIVASLDGRGMSSIKEERVAVSKQIKGPAVSYSGDKKELINAVRDALYDSKVCSYTQGMRLIKAASDEYKWNVNLGEMARIWKGGCIIRAKLLDEIMKAYERNPNLGSLLLDESFKKQVESTQANWRKVVQVAVANGIPTPAMSASLAYFDAYRTADLPQNLTQAQRDFFGSHTYERVDHPERGFLHTDWLSKTK